The following are from one region of the Pectobacterium actinidiae genome:
- the mltD gene encoding murein transglycosylase D, producing MKAKAMLIASVLLAGCQVSPHDTSQPKQHAQSLSSASQSEAGKYTDGREASARWLDDDSLAQRDLWNFIGDELKMEVPENARIREQKTRYLKNKSYLHDVTLRAEPYMYWIVEQIKQRKMPMELVLLPIVESAFDPSATSSANAAGLWQIIPGTGRNYGLKQNQWYDGRRDVIASTTAALDMMQRLNTMFDGDWLLTVAAYNSGEGRVMQAMKANKAKGKSTNFWALALPRETSIYVPKMLALSDILKNSKKYGVSLPQPNESRALAKVELGQQIELTQAAEMAGLSLNKLKSYNSGYKRNVTAPNGPHYIMVPKAHVEQLKDSLADGDIAAIQPTRLAQTQPTSASQQYKVRSGDTLSAIAARLNVSTKDLQSWNNLRSAGALKVGQTLQVAKASGNNSSITYQVRKGDSLASIAKRHGVNIADVMRWNTVINKNANIQPGDRLTLYVSSNIKPDS from the coding sequence ATGAAGGCTAAAGCGATGCTCATCGCCTCAGTCTTGCTGGCGGGTTGTCAGGTCTCCCCTCATGACACCTCGCAACCTAAACAGCATGCACAGAGTTTGTCTTCGGCAAGTCAAAGTGAAGCAGGAAAGTACACAGATGGCCGAGAGGCCTCCGCGCGATGGTTAGATGACGATAGCCTCGCGCAACGAGATCTGTGGAACTTCATTGGCGACGAGCTGAAGATGGAGGTTCCGGAAAACGCCCGGATCCGCGAACAAAAAACGCGTTATTTGAAAAATAAGAGCTATCTCCACGATGTAACATTACGGGCAGAGCCGTACATGTACTGGATAGTCGAGCAGATTAAGCAACGTAAAATGCCGATGGAACTGGTACTGCTACCCATAGTGGAGAGCGCTTTTGATCCAAGTGCCACATCATCCGCCAATGCCGCTGGGCTATGGCAGATTATCCCTGGCACAGGACGTAATTATGGTTTGAAACAAAACCAGTGGTACGACGGACGTCGCGACGTGATTGCGTCTACGACGGCTGCGCTGGATATGATGCAACGACTCAACACAATGTTTGATGGCGACTGGTTATTGACCGTTGCTGCATACAACAGTGGTGAAGGTCGCGTCATGCAAGCGATGAAAGCGAATAAAGCAAAAGGGAAATCAACCAACTTCTGGGCACTGGCGTTACCGCGTGAAACGTCGATATATGTTCCTAAGATGCTGGCTTTGAGCGATATTCTTAAAAACAGTAAGAAGTATGGCGTAAGTCTGCCGCAGCCCAATGAAAGCCGCGCATTAGCAAAGGTTGAACTGGGGCAGCAGATAGAATTGACACAAGCCGCTGAGATGGCTGGGTTGTCGTTGAACAAGCTGAAGAGCTATAACTCGGGCTATAAACGTAATGTTACCGCACCAAATGGGCCACATTACATTATGGTTCCTAAAGCTCACGTTGAGCAGTTGAAAGATTCACTGGCTGATGGCGACATCGCAGCGATTCAACCAACCCGCTTAGCGCAAACACAGCCAACGTCAGCATCACAGCAGTATAAGGTACGCTCAGGTGATACCTTATCAGCAATTGCGGCACGGCTTAATGTCAGCACGAAAGATTTGCAGAGCTGGAACAATCTGCGTAGCGCTGGTGCGCTCAAGGTTGGTCAGACGCTGCAAGTTGCCAAAGCTTCAGGCAATAACAGTTCTATCACCTATCAAGTTAGGAAGGGTGATTCACTGGCAAGCATTGCCAAACGTCATGGCGTAAATATCGCTGATGTGATGCGCTGGAATACTGTTATCAACAAGAATGCCAACATCCAGCCAGGCGATCGTCTGACGCTTTATGTTAGCAGCAATATAAAACCTGATTCTTAA
- a CDS encoding endonuclease/exonuclease/phosphatase family protein: protein MRKRTYAMRYVAGQPAERIFPPGEMHYPGQVLPTGSLLLEGDVLRVMVWNIFKQQRTNWLSVLQNFGKGTQLVLLQEAQSTPELIRFATTNYLSADQVPAIILPQHPSGVMTLSAAQPVYCCPLREREPLLRLAKSSLVTVYALQNGQRLMVINIHAVNFSFGVEVYTKQLAAIGEQLVHHQGPAIMAGDFNAWSQQRINALNRFATRMGLQEVHFVDDQRRKAFGRPLDFVFYRELTVNQSSVLVTQASDHNPLLVEFSLS from the coding sequence GTGCGGAAAAGAACCTATGCAATGAGGTATGTTGCCGGCCAACCAGCTGAACGTATCTTTCCTCCCGGGGAAATGCATTATCCGGGGCAAGTGCTACCGACAGGCTCATTGTTGCTGGAGGGAGATGTTTTACGTGTAATGGTGTGGAACATTTTTAAGCAACAACGAACGAACTGGCTTTCCGTATTACAGAATTTCGGCAAAGGTACTCAGTTAGTCCTGTTGCAGGAAGCGCAAAGTACGCCAGAACTCATCCGTTTTGCAACCACTAACTACCTTTCTGCCGATCAGGTTCCTGCCATTATTCTCCCGCAACATCCATCCGGTGTGATGACTCTATCGGCAGCTCAGCCGGTATATTGCTGTCCTTTACGTGAAAGAGAACCCTTGTTGCGTTTGGCTAAGTCCTCTTTGGTTACGGTCTACGCGCTTCAAAATGGCCAAAGACTGATGGTTATTAATATCCATGCGGTTAACTTTAGCTTTGGTGTTGAGGTTTATACCAAGCAGCTGGCTGCAATTGGAGAGCAACTTGTACATCATCAGGGACCGGCAATTATGGCTGGAGATTTTAATGCATGGAGCCAGCAGCGTATCAACGCACTTAATCGGTTTGCGACAAGGATGGGATTGCAGGAAGTACATTTCGTTGATGACCAGCGGCGTAAGGCGTTTGGTAGACCGCTCGATTTCGTCTTTTATCGTGAGCTGACCGTTAACCAGTCTTCTGTATTGGTGACTCAAGCCTCAGATCATAACCCACTGCTGGTCGAGTTTAGCCTGAGTTAA